A window of the Diabrotica undecimpunctata isolate CICGRU chromosome 1, icDiaUnde3, whole genome shotgun sequence genome harbors these coding sequences:
- the LOC140451274 gene encoding uncharacterized protein: MQKIWISKISWNDTIDANTLHEWLSFISSLSYFKDLSIPRCLFLSQEITGVEIHSFSDASLKAYGACIYLRVTYKSEQVSCSLLASKSRVAPLKPLTLPRLELMGALLCSKLTAKIANIVKEKLSQLDSINMWSDSEIVLAWLRSHPSRWTQFVANRVAQILDNSPNAHWRHVRSKENPADILSRGMLPSELINSSLWFHGPPFLNQLRLDLLKYNPKGYTSKLPEERKIILHARNDQIDFFTSLSDRFSNFSKFVRTLAYMFRFANNAKPLSRKLTNTLEVSELQNAELKIIKMLQYSNFSSEISELKKGKTLSNKCLLPLNPFLDENEMLRVGGRLRNSDVTFDQRYPLLLPSKNRVVRLILHREHVRLCHSGPQNTLSQIRLKYWPLNGLREVKKVTHQCMVCFKFRAKPATQIMADLPKERLNSSRVFAHVGLDFGGPFQIKSSNLRKAPLLKSYIALFVCLSTRAVHIEVVSGLSTETFLLALKRFISRRGLPQTIFSDNATNFLGARNQLFELYKFFKEKESSRSIKEFLASSHIRWKTIVPRAPHHGGIWESAIKSAKHHMRRLLGNVKLTFEEFTTVLGQIEAVLNSRPLCSLSNDPSDFTYLSPGHFLIGQSLTSFPEKDVIHIPENRLNLWQHLSKLQQVFWKKWSIDYLNRLQNRPKWFLPHKNLEPNDLVLLIEDNTPPLHWALARVIEVFPGKDGRVRIASVKTKDGVFKRSITKLCPLPNDDLI; the protein is encoded by the coding sequence ATGCAAAAGATTTGGATTTCCAAAATCAGTTGGAACGATACCATTGACGCAAATACGTTACATGAATGGCTAAGTTTTATTAGCAGTCTCTCTTATTTTAAGGACTTAAGTATACCTAGATGTCTCTTTTTAAGTCAAGAAATCACTGGTGTTGAGATTCACTCATTCTCAGATGCAAGTTTAAAGGCTTATGGAGCTTGTATCTACTTACGTGTGACCTATAAATCAGAACAGGTGTCTTGTTCCCTTCTAGCATCTAAGAGTCGCGTTGCTCCGTTAAAACCCTTGACCCTTCCAAGATTGGAACTCATGGGTGCTCTATTGTGTAGTAAACTCACAGCAAAGATTGCTAATATTGTTAAAGAAAAGTTATCTCAATTAgactctataaatatgtggtcggATTCAGAAATTGTTCTCGCTTGGCTTCGTTCACATCCTTCTCGTTGGACCCAATTTGTAGCAAATAGGGTTGCACAAATTTTAGATAATTCTCCTAATGCTCACTGGAGGCACGTACGATCCAAAGAGAATCCTGCCGACATACTCTCCCGAGGAATGCTACCCTCTGAATTAATAAATTCGTCCTTATGGTTTCATGGTCCTCCATTTTTAAATCAACTTCGGTTGGATTTATTGAAATACAACCCAAAGGGGTATACTTCCAAGTTGCCTGAAGAAAGGAAAATCATTCTCCACGCTCGAAATGATCAAATAGATTTCTTCACCTCACTTTCTGATAGGTTCtccaatttttcaaagtttgtaaGAACTTTAGCCTATATGTTTAGATTTGCTAATAATGCTAAACCGCTTTCTCGCAAGTTAACTAATACCCTTGAAGTCAGCGAACTTCAAAACGCTGAACTTAAGATTATTAAGATGCTTCAGTATTCCAACTTCTCGAGTGAGATTTCTGAGCTTAAGAAAGGTAAAACTCTATCTAATAAGTGTCTTTTACCCCTAAATCCCTTTTTGGATGAGAATGAAATGCTCCGGGTGGGAGGTCGCCTCAGAAACTCAGACGTTACCTTTGATCAAAGATACCCTCTTCTCCTCCCCTCAAAAAATCGTGTAGTTCGTCTCATCCTCCACAGAGAACATGTCAGACTCTGTCACTCAGGTCCTCAAAATACTTTGTCACAAATTCGTCTCAAATATTGGCCTTTAAATGGACTACGAGAAGTCAAGAAGGTCACTCACCAATGTATGGTTTGTTTTAAGTTTCGTGCCAAACCCGCTACCCAGATCATGGCAGATCTACCAAAAGAACGTTTAAACTCCTCTCGAGTGTTCGCTCACGTCGGATTAGATTTTGGCGGCCCCTTTCAGATAAAGTCTTCCAACCTTCGTAAGGCTCCTTTATTAAAATCGTATATTGCTCTTTTCGTTTGCTTGTCGACTCGAGCTGTTCATATTGAAGTCGTTTCCGGCCTCTCTACGGAGACGTTTCTTCTCGCTCTAAAACGCTTTATTAGCCGTAGAGGCCTCCCTCAAACAATATTCAGTGACAACGCCACGAACTTTCTTGGTGCTCGCAACCAGCTGTTTGAACTCTATAAGTTTTTCAAGGAAAAGGAAAGCTCTCGTTCTATTAAGGAATTTTTGGCCTCATCTCATATTCGCTGGAAAACTATAGTTCCTCGAGCCCCTCACCATGGTGGTATTTGGGAAAGTGCTATAAAGAGCGCAAAGCATCATATGCGTAGGCTCCTTGGCAATGTTAAGCTTACGTTCGAAGAATTCACTACAGTTCTCGGTCAAATTGAAGCTGTGCTCAACTCCCGGCCTCTTTGCTCCCTTTCAAATGACCCCTCCGATTTTACGTATCTTTCTCCTGGACACTTCTTGATTGGACAATCTCTTACGTCCTTTCCTGAAAAAGATGTAATCCACATTCCTGAAAACAGATTGAATTTATGGCAACATTTGTCCAAACTCCAACaagtgttttggaaaaaatggtcTATCGACTATTTGAATAGACTTCAAAATCGCCCTAAATGGTTTCTTCCTCATAAAAACCTAGAACCTAACGATCTCGTGTTGCTGATTGAAGACAACACTCCTCCTCTTCATTGGGCACTAGCAAGAGTTATTGAGGTCTTTCCCGGAAAAGATGGGAGAGTAAGAATTGCCTCGGTGAAAACTAAAGATGGAGTCTTCAAGCGCTCTATTACAAAATTGTGTCCTCTACCCAATGACGATTTAATTTAA